A portion of the Bordetella flabilis genome contains these proteins:
- a CDS encoding DUF6750 family protein, whose translation MQHRANILGRIAQNAHTKLLLIAVSFHATVAQAALTRVDLTQDASGGKTLTNVAENGGNILDSVNSLMLAIAAFIGLIITIMSAYTIWKAAKDEREKPTSAIVGIFIGGLMLAVPTIMWISRNSLLGN comes from the coding sequence ATGCAACATCGCGCCAACATACTTGGTCGAATCGCGCAGAACGCGCACACCAAGCTTCTGCTGATTGCGGTCTCGTTTCACGCGACCGTGGCTCAAGCAGCCCTGACCAGGGTGGACCTCACCCAAGATGCCTCGGGCGGGAAGACACTGACCAACGTCGCTGAGAACGGCGGGAACATTCTTGACAGCGTGAATTCCTTGATGCTCGCCATTGCGGCGTTCATCGGGCTGATCATCACCATCATGTCTGCCTACACCATCTGGAAGGCGGCCAAGGATGAACGCGAAAAGCCTACCAGCGCCATCGTTGGCATCTTTATTGGCGGCCTGATGCTCGCAGTACCCACGATCATGTGGATCAGCCGCAACTCGCTCCTTGGCAACTAG
- the icmJ gene encoding type IVB secretion system protein IcmJDotN: protein MSPLLPKVPELSRAGRNDAQPIIGVKRKIWRRDDEHAALADEAFEPMRKTILARDNYTCRFCGFRASKYQEIHHMDDDHTNNTENNLVTVCTLCHQVHHLGMFAMRNAGFLAALPEFTQTEVNHFCRIIHVTSSFAEPAIADRLQALFALFTSRGMDTLKRPFDCDLSDPYLLTQILSGADDDLYAARDKSLADLRLVSTKNAFHAGQLEFYAQHCRDQFLPGAWSRLARQMHEVR from the coding sequence ATGAGCCCATTGCTACCCAAGGTTCCGGAGCTCTCACGCGCTGGGCGCAATGACGCGCAACCAATCATCGGCGTCAAGCGCAAGATCTGGCGCCGTGATGACGAGCATGCCGCATTAGCCGATGAGGCTTTCGAGCCGATGCGCAAAACGATCCTCGCCAGGGACAACTACACCTGTCGCTTTTGTGGGTTTCGGGCCTCCAAGTACCAAGAGATTCACCACATGGACGATGACCACACGAACAACACCGAGAACAACCTCGTCACCGTGTGCACTCTCTGCCATCAGGTTCATCATCTCGGAATGTTTGCAATGCGAAATGCCGGGTTTCTGGCAGCATTGCCCGAATTCACCCAGACGGAAGTTAACCACTTCTGTCGAATCATTCATGTCACCAGCTCCTTTGCAGAGCCAGCAATCGCGGATCGCCTGCAGGCGCTATTCGCGCTGTTCACGTCGCGTGGCATGGACACACTCAAGCGGCCCTTTGACTGCGATCTCAGCGATCCGTACCTGCTGACCCAGATACTTTCTGGCGCCGATGACGATCTCTATGCAGCGCGCGATAAATCGCTGGCTGACCTGCGTTTGGTATCCACCAAGAACGCATTCCATGCCGGGCAGCTTGAGTTCTACGCACAACACTGCCGCGATCAATTCTTGCCTGGCGCCTGGTCTCGTCTGGCTCGCCAAATGCATGAGGTTCGCTAA
- a CDS encoding type IV secretion protein DotO, producing the protein MSGKLELLLLQLLSALKTDVSDYCDLETVDNETALVAQDGSMASIVRFHGAKNIVGRDAFEDMVSMLTSSLAPYFKQRGHAIQVVFRRDLDATSTLEENAAQQRATAARVGLSIDDLIDESVRTYAKYVYDEECFLVFWSRPALLDPVEQRMASDASNRFRKEHHWPSASEAQNLLRPISYLRDRHVSFVSKIVGDLNSSKMGCAADVLPVGEAIREVRASVYSEYTSKAWRPAIPGTKIPLRWKEDSVEHDASGLLYPPLPSQIMVALGQGGDRKNERLPDPTTVRIGSRVYAPLMVTIPPRDPQYFNSLFDALNRAETREGGQRRALPYVISFMLESDGLSGLTTLIQSVFGNLLGFTSEQNRDITMSLKALQEQKRDGIATTKLRISAMTWARHTDEGIKELALRKAKLWRTLSGWGQLDASERTGNPMKALQSSALGLTPVHIGTPCPAPLEEVISILPLSRPTSCFTRGSAIHRTLDGKILREERFSDEQTTWIKAVVGKPGSGKSVLMNNSHVEACLLPGATQLPYIGIIDIGISSSGFVDLLRDGLPPELKHQALYKRLQNTAKDGMNPLDTPLGQRRALPRGREYARNFITMLVTPSERNGAPYTGMSSFVGRMIDLAYEYRSDDSERGTPSTYKPGQSATVDSAVAKLGYRTRPATSYWELVDAFFDAEMFYEAEVAQRYAVPTLNDLMAVASSENVQNEYGEQTTDTGGSLLKAFIVGIRETVADFPIFSGPTQFDIGSARVSALDLQDVTSKGSAAAQKQTALMFMAARESFMKKLAYSKEDLPYFSDRTKPYFARMIADLVAQDKIMCMDELHRAGGQKGLEEQLLQDGREARKWKMEIILGSQLPEDFGSIMNIATAIFLLDAGTESTRRWLREHIGLSNVEEAALNQFVHGPSSAGATYLARFVTKTQTYSQLFTLNIGPQRLWALSTTAEDRQLRDILYEAMPRMVARRLLARRFPGGSCKGAVDRMRSEAAPNVEAEFVDDEVIKAIVQRIGNELIAEYRLGGAELTELEATA; encoded by the coding sequence ATGAGCGGGAAACTTGAACTGCTGCTGTTGCAATTGCTCTCGGCACTGAAGACAGATGTCTCTGATTACTGCGACTTGGAAACCGTTGACAACGAGACGGCGCTCGTCGCCCAAGACGGCTCGATGGCGTCAATCGTGCGCTTCCACGGCGCGAAGAACATCGTTGGCCGAGATGCATTTGAGGATATGGTTTCCATGCTGACCAGCTCCCTTGCCCCCTACTTCAAGCAGCGTGGGCACGCCATTCAGGTGGTGTTCCGCCGCGATCTGGACGCCACGTCAACGCTTGAAGAGAATGCAGCTCAGCAAAGGGCAACGGCAGCTCGCGTCGGCTTGTCAATAGACGACTTGATTGACGAGTCGGTAAGAACGTATGCCAAATACGTGTACGACGAAGAATGCTTCTTGGTGTTCTGGTCGCGGCCTGCACTGCTGGACCCAGTTGAACAACGAATGGCATCGGACGCATCCAATCGCTTCCGCAAGGAACATCATTGGCCTTCGGCATCTGAAGCACAGAACCTCCTGCGTCCTATATCGTACCTACGGGACCGCCATGTTTCATTCGTCAGCAAGATCGTGGGCGATTTGAATTCGTCCAAAATGGGGTGTGCTGCTGACGTTCTGCCTGTCGGCGAAGCAATACGAGAAGTCCGTGCTTCCGTATATTCCGAATACACGTCGAAAGCCTGGCGCCCAGCTATTCCGGGCACAAAGATCCCGCTTCGCTGGAAGGAAGACAGCGTGGAGCATGACGCGTCCGGCCTTCTCTACCCACCTTTGCCTTCCCAAATTATGGTGGCCCTAGGCCAGGGCGGGGACCGAAAAAATGAAAGGCTTCCGGACCCCACGACAGTTCGGATTGGCTCACGGGTATACGCTCCGCTCATGGTTACTATTCCGCCGCGAGATCCGCAGTATTTCAATAGCCTGTTCGATGCTTTGAACCGCGCGGAAACTCGGGAAGGGGGGCAGCGGAGAGCATTGCCTTACGTCATCTCCTTCATGCTGGAATCGGATGGCTTGTCTGGCCTCACGACGCTTATTCAGTCTGTTTTCGGAAATTTGCTCGGCTTCACGAGCGAACAGAACCGCGACATCACGATGAGCCTAAAGGCCTTGCAGGAGCAGAAGCGCGACGGGATCGCCACGACAAAGCTACGGATCTCGGCCATGACATGGGCCCGGCATACGGATGAGGGCATTAAGGAACTTGCCCTTCGCAAAGCGAAACTGTGGCGCACGCTTTCTGGTTGGGGACAGCTCGATGCATCTGAACGCACCGGCAACCCGATGAAAGCCTTGCAGAGCAGCGCGTTAGGCCTTACCCCTGTGCATATCGGGACACCTTGTCCTGCTCCTCTGGAGGAGGTTATCTCCATCTTGCCTCTTTCGCGGCCCACGTCCTGCTTCACCCGGGGCTCCGCGATCCATCGGACGCTCGATGGCAAGATCTTGCGTGAAGAACGGTTTTCCGATGAGCAGACGACGTGGATCAAGGCCGTCGTAGGCAAGCCTGGATCGGGCAAGTCTGTGCTCATGAACAACAGTCATGTCGAGGCTTGTTTGCTCCCCGGCGCCACGCAACTCCCCTACATAGGGATCATCGACATTGGTATTTCATCGTCCGGTTTCGTTGATCTGCTGCGGGACGGGTTGCCCCCAGAGCTGAAGCACCAGGCGCTCTATAAGCGCCTGCAGAACACCGCGAAAGACGGCATGAACCCCCTCGACACGCCGCTGGGCCAGCGTCGTGCATTGCCCCGTGGGCGGGAATACGCCCGCAACTTCATCACCATGCTCGTGACGCCTTCGGAGCGTAATGGCGCACCCTATACCGGCATGAGCAGCTTTGTTGGGCGAATGATCGACCTCGCCTACGAGTACCGCTCGGACGACTCGGAGCGTGGCACACCTTCGACATACAAACCAGGCCAGTCTGCGACAGTTGACAGCGCGGTAGCGAAGCTGGGCTATCGCACACGCCCCGCTACGAGCTATTGGGAGCTCGTTGATGCATTCTTTGACGCGGAAATGTTCTATGAGGCTGAGGTGGCCCAACGCTATGCCGTCCCGACGCTCAATGATCTGATGGCTGTGGCATCCAGCGAGAATGTGCAAAACGAGTACGGTGAGCAGACAACCGACACTGGCGGGAGCCTGTTGAAAGCGTTCATCGTTGGAATCCGTGAAACAGTCGCGGACTTTCCCATCTTCTCCGGGCCGACCCAGTTCGACATTGGCTCCGCAAGGGTCTCCGCCTTGGATCTGCAGGACGTAACCTCAAAAGGGTCGGCCGCTGCACAAAAGCAAACTGCGTTGATGTTCATGGCCGCGCGCGAATCCTTCATGAAGAAACTCGCGTACTCGAAAGAAGACCTGCCTTACTTCAGCGATCGCACCAAGCCCTATTTCGCCCGCATGATTGCCGACCTGGTTGCGCAAGACAAGATCATGTGCATGGACGAGCTTCACCGGGCTGGGGGCCAAAAAGGGCTTGAGGAGCAGCTTCTCCAAGATGGCCGTGAGGCAAGAAAGTGGAAGATGGAGATCATCCTGGGCAGTCAACTGCCCGAGGATTTCGGCTCAATCATGAACATCGCTACGGCGATCTTCCTGCTGGATGCTGGAACAGAGAGCACACGTAGGTGGCTTCGGGAGCACATCGGGCTTTCCAACGTGGAAGAGGCCGCATTGAATCAATTCGTTCACGGTCCTAGTAGTGCAGGCGCCACCTATCTTGCGCGGTTTGTCACCAAGACGCAGACGTACAGCCAGCTATTCACCTTGAACATCGGGCCACAGCGCCTATGGGCACTTTCCACGACAGCCGAGGACCGGCAGTTGCGAGACATTCTCTATGAAGCGATGCCACGCATGGTTGCGCGGCGCCTGCTTGCCAGGCGCTTTCCGGGCGGGTCATGCAAGGGCGCAGTGGACAGAATGCGCAGCGAGGCCGCTCCTAACGTTGAGGCTGAATTCGTCGACGACGAGGTGATCAAGGCCATCGTGCAGCGGATCGGTAATGAGTTGATCGCAGAGTATCGCTTGGGCGGTGCTGAGTTGACTGAATTGGAAGCAACGGCCTAG
- a CDS encoding TraM recognition domain-containing protein — protein MQYKGSSRQHEISTSRRRKDTRPFSRRVSDGLRTGEGVILGLIVLVILAVGLIAIPLSGELLLLAAWAYKRKYVRLDHQLFNFPYRVPVLAKLRDGSTPGGQLGAGITYIGRDLETKEQVYANNSDLRTHMLVLGTTGSGKTEFLLGLVANALVQNTGFIYTDGKGDPKLQKEIFRLARFFARECDILLINFITSGRDFVEKQADKVTNNMNMMGNNSSGMLIELIVALLDDSGGGGDMWKGRAISFVAALTRPLVYMRDKGFINLSPEEYLSYFELNVIEELVWEHGGKYGELFDTIVAPLRSYLLTLPGYQKAKAKKQETKTLEQHGFIVMQLTRTFNDLTFNYGHIFKTKRGDVDFFDVVVNRRLLGALLPALERAPDSMRMLGKLIVGSIKQMMAGCLGNRVEGQVREIIDSRPTNAPVPFYCILDEYGYYAVIGFAVAPAQARSLGFAVVFAAQDFSSLKKSSAEEADATWENTNIRAVGRLTSGLKSETWDRIVGAAGESDEARVSSYERKTDGLAERFQQQDNVTVERRGRLDYDDLAQQENGEFTFLIGKKEDGGKRGGVRVIRGMGFYTASDNPREMRINDFIPIEPPEPSELPMARANQAMVIRSLVEGSFVASVRSCIKADHVLTSLASALAHNYDSDQPKLSRRDAICAALGIFLDGSAAAEQGTPDTKSGSTAGGLKNALVAPTTVPPSNGNTPPTESTTPEPTAAIVSAVTRALMSVATQPSGAIDDIADVNTGDDEQAAAYSGAQALGQASDEDEISIDGALVTTNLMLTGQDHRSFRERALPILRRHLMELDIAEDSDWMEDPLSVADRDAMLEMEVVARGEAFDSLEERWAAEDRISAAQTAISEQTTYIHPPEPSPVTIDQAQLNLDDLASQAQRIVKSDFK, from the coding sequence GTGCAGTACAAAGGATCTTCTCGCCAGCACGAGATTTCGACTTCGCGCCGCCGCAAGGACACGCGGCCGTTCTCACGCCGCGTGTCCGATGGACTTCGCACAGGAGAGGGCGTGATACTCGGGCTTATCGTGCTCGTCATACTTGCTGTTGGCCTCATTGCCATCCCGTTATCGGGTGAGCTGCTACTGCTCGCGGCCTGGGCATACAAGCGCAAATACGTGCGGCTAGACCACCAGCTCTTCAATTTTCCGTACCGTGTTCCAGTGCTGGCGAAGCTACGGGATGGATCGACTCCGGGAGGACAACTTGGGGCCGGTATCACATATATTGGGCGTGATCTCGAAACAAAGGAACAGGTGTACGCAAACAATTCGGACTTACGTACCCATATGCTCGTGTTGGGCACTACAGGTTCCGGAAAGACCGAGTTCTTGCTCGGCCTAGTTGCCAATGCGCTGGTGCAAAACACTGGCTTTATCTACACGGATGGGAAGGGCGATCCCAAGCTGCAAAAAGAGATCTTCAGGCTCGCACGGTTCTTCGCGCGTGAATGCGACATCCTGCTCATCAACTTCATCACGTCAGGGCGCGACTTCGTAGAAAAGCAGGCCGATAAGGTCACGAACAACATGAACATGATGGGCAACAACTCATCAGGCATGTTGATCGAACTGATTGTTGCGCTTCTGGATGATTCCGGTGGTGGCGGTGATATGTGGAAGGGGCGCGCGATTAGCTTCGTTGCGGCGCTCACGCGGCCGCTTGTCTACATGCGCGACAAGGGCTTCATCAATCTCTCGCCGGAAGAGTACCTGAGCTACTTCGAGTTGAACGTTATCGAAGAGCTGGTGTGGGAGCATGGCGGCAAATACGGTGAGCTCTTTGACACCATCGTGGCACCTCTGCGCTCGTATCTTCTGACGCTCCCGGGCTATCAAAAAGCAAAGGCCAAAAAGCAGGAAACCAAGACGCTGGAGCAACATGGGTTCATAGTCATGCAGTTGACCCGCACCTTCAACGACTTGACCTTCAACTACGGGCACATTTTCAAGACGAAGAGGGGGGATGTTGACTTCTTCGATGTTGTGGTCAATCGCCGACTGCTTGGTGCCCTTTTGCCTGCACTGGAGCGTGCGCCTGACTCCATGCGAATGCTCGGAAAGCTGATTGTCGGGTCTATCAAGCAGATGATGGCAGGCTGCTTGGGCAACCGTGTTGAAGGCCAGGTCCGCGAGATCATTGACAGCAGGCCAACAAATGCGCCAGTGCCCTTCTACTGCATCCTGGACGAATACGGCTACTACGCAGTTATTGGGTTTGCCGTTGCTCCGGCGCAAGCGCGCTCCCTTGGATTCGCCGTTGTGTTCGCTGCACAGGACTTCTCGTCGTTGAAGAAGTCATCAGCTGAAGAGGCGGACGCGACGTGGGAGAACACGAACATCCGAGCAGTCGGCAGGCTTACCTCGGGGCTGAAGTCCGAAACTTGGGACCGCATTGTGGGCGCAGCTGGCGAATCGGATGAAGCAAGGGTCTCGTCCTATGAGCGCAAGACTGACGGGCTCGCCGAGCGATTCCAGCAGCAGGACAACGTGACAGTGGAGCGCAGGGGCCGTCTGGACTATGACGACCTGGCGCAACAGGAGAACGGCGAGTTCACGTTTCTCATCGGCAAGAAGGAAGATGGTGGCAAGCGCGGCGGAGTCCGGGTAATTCGGGGGATGGGCTTCTATACGGCCAGCGACAATCCGCGCGAGATGCGGATCAACGATTTCATCCCCATCGAGCCGCCGGAGCCTTCGGAGCTTCCTATGGCCCGCGCAAACCAGGCCATGGTGATTCGGTCCTTGGTAGAAGGATCATTCGTGGCCAGCGTCCGAAGCTGCATCAAGGCGGACCACGTGCTCACATCGCTCGCTTCCGCGTTGGCCCATAACTATGATAGCGACCAGCCCAAGCTGAGCCGCCGCGACGCCATATGCGCCGCCCTCGGCATTTTCTTGGACGGCAGCGCTGCGGCAGAGCAGGGCACGCCTGATACCAAGTCGGGTTCCACCGCAGGGGGGCTCAAAAACGCCCTTGTGGCACCTACAACAGTTCCACCGTCGAACGGCAACACGCCGCCCACGGAGTCCACTACGCCCGAACCCACCGCTGCAATTGTCAGCGCAGTGACGCGCGCCCTCATGAGCGTCGCTACCCAGCCAAGTGGTGCCATAGACGATATCGCCGACGTAAACACAGGCGATGATGAACAGGCAGCCGCCTACTCAGGCGCACAGGCGCTTGGCCAAGCCTCTGATGAAGACGAAATAAGCATTGACGGTGCGCTTGTAACAACGAACCTGATGCTGACCGGTCAGGACCATAGATCGTTCCGGGAACGTGCCCTACCCATCCTCAGGCGACATCTGATGGAGCTCGATATCGCCGAGGATTCTGACTGGATGGAAGACCCGCTCTCGGTGGCCGACCGCGACGCGATGCTGGAGATGGAGGTTGTCGCGCGCGGTGAGGCATTCGACAGCCTGGAAGAGCGCTGGGCGGCTGAAGACCGCATATCCGCAGCCCAGACCGCGATCTCTGAGCAGACGACCTATATCCATCCCCCAGAGCCCAGTCCCGTGACGATTGACCAGGCGCAGTTGAATCTGGACGACCTAGCATCCCAAGCCCAACGCATCGTGAAAAGCGACTTTAAGTAG
- a CDS encoding single-stranded DNA-binding protein yields the protein MSRINNMFDLTGFVGADPEIRYNSNTGKPIVLVSLGVDGSYKKPDTKELVEHTDWIDLTVYREGLAGVFEQYVKKSSEIHVRGYLRKQVWESRDRVNEDGTPKRESRIQPVVTEVRLLRRPKDSTGAAPGPDLAGANAAAAAASIPSDLDDDIPF from the coding sequence ATGAGTCGCATCAACAATATGTTCGACCTGACGGGCTTCGTCGGGGCCGATCCGGAAATTCGCTACAACTCGAACACTGGCAAGCCGATCGTCCTCGTCTCTCTCGGCGTGGACGGTTCGTACAAGAAGCCTGACACCAAGGAACTGGTCGAGCACACCGACTGGATTGACTTGACCGTCTACCGGGAAGGGCTGGCTGGCGTTTTCGAGCAATACGTCAAGAAGAGCTCGGAAATCCATGTGCGTGGCTATCTGCGCAAGCAGGTCTGGGAATCCCGCGATCGTGTCAATGAAGATGGCACCCCGAAGCGCGAAAGCCGCATTCAGCCGGTCGTGACCGAAGTTCGCTTGTTACGCCGTCCGAAGGACAGCACGGGCGCCGCGCCTGGCCCGGATTTGGCGGGCGCCAATGCCGCTGCTGCTGCCGCGAGCATCCCCTCGGATCTGGATGACGACATCCCGTTCTAG
- a CDS encoding TcpQ domain-containing protein: MRKPYFLLSILAVITQAHAGLVIEPEPMAAPIPYTPVAPVAAPALYPPAAPIAPYQAAPTAPAPVAAPSAPPLAAATPAPGSLQQFLAQPVMSQAAPGAAQSDGSSDQARKLLAEDATKIIKQAPAQAAGATNKPLADKTSKPEAPKSNGKPSAPSPEPVKAEETKAVAAEQKSDVVEVKPTADAEPLPSWIANAGTTLRQTVQDWSHREGWDVRWEAELLDYPIEERFTMVGKYLDVITRTFELYKDAKRPFKVEIYPSQKLVVVKEKK; encoded by the coding sequence ATGAGAAAACCCTACTTTCTGCTGTCGATTCTGGCCGTGATCACCCAAGCGCACGCGGGCCTGGTGATCGAGCCGGAACCCATGGCAGCGCCTATTCCATACACCCCAGTCGCTCCGGTCGCTGCCCCCGCCCTTTACCCGCCTGCCGCACCCATTGCCCCCTATCAGGCCGCTCCTACCGCGCCTGCGCCAGTGGCCGCGCCATCTGCCCCTCCGCTTGCCGCCGCGACACCAGCCCCGGGCAGTCTCCAACAATTTCTGGCGCAGCCGGTCATGTCGCAAGCTGCGCCCGGCGCAGCTCAGTCCGACGGCAGTAGCGATCAAGCGCGCAAGCTGTTGGCCGAGGATGCCACCAAAATCATCAAGCAGGCGCCTGCCCAAGCGGCAGGCGCAACCAACAAGCCGCTTGCCGACAAGACCAGCAAACCAGAGGCTCCGAAGTCCAACGGAAAGCCGTCAGCACCTTCACCTGAGCCTGTGAAAGCTGAGGAAACCAAGGCAGTGGCGGCGGAGCAAAAGAGCGACGTTGTAGAAGTGAAGCCTACCGCCGATGCGGAACCCTTGCCGTCATGGATTGCTAACGCAGGCACCACGCTACGCCAGACGGTTCAAGACTGGTCTCACCGCGAAGGTTGGGATGTCCGCTGGGAGGCCGAACTGCTGGACTATCCCATTGAGGAACGCTTCACGATGGTCGGCAAATATCTCGATGTCATCACGCGCACGTTCGAGCTCTACAAGGACGCCAAGCGTCCCTTCAAAGTTGAAATCTATCCCTCCCAGAAGCTCGTCGTCGTGAAGGAGAAGAAGTAA